The Symphalangus syndactylus isolate Jambi chromosome 11, NHGRI_mSymSyn1-v2.1_pri, whole genome shotgun sequence genome contains a region encoding:
- the LOC129493060 gene encoding beta-defensin 107A, giving the protein MPGAMKIFFFIFAALILLAQIFQARTAIHRALICKRMEGHCEAECLTFEVKIGGCRAELAPFCCKNRKKHYKLSTSCKKERGENSLAAISVG; this is encoded by the exons ATGCCTGGagccatgaaaatatttttctttatttttgctgcTCTCATTCTTCTTGCTCAAATTTTCCAAG CCAGGACAGCAATTCACAGAGCACTAATTTGTAAGAGAATGGAAGGTCACTGTGAAGCTGAATGTCTTACCTTTGAAGTAAAGATTGGGGGCTGTAGAGCTGAATTAGCACCATTTTgctgcaaaaacagaaagaaacattaCAAACTAAGCACCAGCTGCAAGAAAGAAAGAGGTGAAAATTCTCTGGCTGCGATATCAGTGGGATAA